The following is a genomic window from Chthoniobacterales bacterium.
GTAACGGGCCATGATCGAGTCGACGTACTTCCGGGTCCCCGGAAAATCGATGTTCGCCAGGAACACTTTCGTGGCGACTGGCTTGGTGTCGTCGCCCCCGGCCCAGCGCAGGGCGCGGCTCGCCCCGGCGTTGTATTCGGCCAAGGCGAACGGAACCGGGTTCGACTGGTTCTGCCAATGCTCAATCGCGCGGCGCAAATACCACGTTCCTGCTTCGAGGTTCGTTTTGGGATCGAACAATTCTTCCACGCGAAAATTCTCCGCTTTCGTTTCGCGGGCCCATTCTCCGGCCGCTTTTTCGCTTACCTGCATCAGGCCGCGCTCTCCCGCCGTCCCAAACTTCTGGGCGTCGAACCGGCTCTCACGCCAGACGACCGCTTTCACGAGCATGGGATCGACCTGGTGCTCGGCGGCAACGGTGCGAATGAGAGCGTCGTGCTGCTGGAAGCGCTGCGGACTGATCCATTCATAAAGGGTGTAGAGCGGATCTCCCGAGCGCATCGAGAGATACGTCATGCCGGCGGCACCCGCGAGGAGCGCGCAGATGAGTAGCTTTAGTAGAAATCGTGCTATTTCCCTCATGCTCGTGCTCGCAAAAGTTTCGTGGGAGAATAGTCGAACCCACGCAGAAGCACGAGCACGATTAGGATGACCAACGCTGAGCCGACTACCAAACCCTCCTTCGTCCGCGTGATCATCGACCGGGCGATTCAGCGGGAACTCGACTACGCGATTCCCGAATCGTTTCTGGAAAAGGTCGGCATCGGATCGCGTGTCCGGGTTCCGTTTCGGGAACGCTCGGCGCTCGCCACGGTTGTCGGATTGCTGGAAACCACCGAGGCGACCGGGATTCGTCCGATCGAAGCGCTCGTGGGCGACGCGCCCATTCTGAACGAGAAGCTCATCGAGCTGGGGCGCTGGATGAGCGTGTATTATTGTTGCCCGATCGAGACGGTCATGCGGAGCCTTCTGCCGCAGGTGATTCGCCGCGCCGAGGTGAGCTGGAAGAAACAATTGTTTGTCAGCGCCGCGAAAGAGATCGCCGCCGAAGAGATCGAAAAACTGCGACGCCGCGCCCCGAAACAGGCGCAACTGCTGGAGGCGGTCTCGAAATTGCGCGGAGCAACCCCCGCCGCGGAACTATTGCGAAGGAACGCGCTCGATAACCAGACGCTCCGGGCCCTCGAAAAGCGCGGCTTCATTCGCCTCCACGAAGAATCCGTGGCGCGCGACCCCCACGGTGAGGAGGAATTCGTCGCATCGAGCCATCTCGTTTTGAATCCCGAACAGGCTGCCGCGCTCCGCACGATCGAAGGAGATCTGGTCGATCCGGCAAAGGCGAAGCCGGTCCTGCTTCACGGCGTAACCGGAAGCGGAAAGACCGAAATCTATTTGCAGGCCATCCGCGCGGCTCTGGCTTGCGGCAAGACGGCCATCGTCCTCGTTCCGGAGATTTCGCTTACGCCGCAGACGGTGGAGCGGTTCAAGTCCCGATTTGCCGAAACGCAGGAGATGGTGGCGGTATTGCACAGCCATTTGTCCGAAGGCGAGCGGCACGATGAATGGCATAAGATCCATGCCGGGCGCGCGCGCATCGTAGTCGGGGCCCGCAGCGCGGTCTTCGCGCCACTGGAAAATCTCGGACTCATCGTGGTCGATGAAGAGCACGAGACTTCCTACAAGCAGGAAGAAGCGCCGCGCTATCACGCCCGGGACGTCGCGGTGGTGCGGGCGAAGTTGGAAAATTGCGCGGTGTTGCTCGGCACGGCGACGCCGTCGCTGGAGAGCTATCACAACGCGGTCCAGGGGAAGTATCGGCTCCTGAAACTCACCCAGCGCGTGGACAACTGCCAGATGCCGCTGATGCGGATCGTCGATCTGCGCCAGGAACGCCGAAAGGAAAAGATCGCGCCGATTTTGTCCGAGCGCTTACGGAACGCGATCACGCAGCGCCTGGAGAAACGCGAACAGACGATCCTGTTCCTGAACCGGCGCGGTTTCTCGACTTCGTTGCTTTGCAGCAATTGCGGCGAAGCGCGCGAATGCCCGAATTGCAGCGTCGCGCTCACCTTTCATCGGCACGCCGCCCGGTTGAGCTGCCATCTCTGCGGGCATACCGCCGCCGTGCCGAAGAAATGTCCGGCCTGTTCGCAGGACGCGCTGATCTATGCCGGCTTCGGCACCGAGAAGGTCGAGGCGACGGTCACACAAATCTTCCCCGGCGCGGCCGTCCGCCGAATGGACGCCGACTCGATGTCGCGCAAGGACGCTTATCGCGAGACGCTCCACGCTTTTCGCGCCGGCAAGATCGACATCCTGGTCGGCACCCAGATGATCGCCAAGGGGCTCCATTTTCCGAACGTGACCCTGGTCGGGATCATCAACGCCGACCTGGCGCTGCATCTCCCCGATTTCCGGGCCGGCGAACGGACTTTCCAATTGCTCACTCAGGTGGCGGGTCGCGCCGGTCGCGGAGAGACGCCCGGCGAAGTGTTTGTCCAGACTTACACGCCGTTCAGCCCCTCGATCCAGTTCGCCCGGCAGCACGATTTCGCCGGTTATTTCGAGCAGGAACTGGAATTTCGAGAGCGCTGTGATTTCCCGCCGTTTCGGCATGTGATCCTGATCACGGTCCGTTCCGCGCACGAGGGCCGGGCCAAGCTTTCCGCCGAGACGATCGCCCGCCGCTTACGAGAAAATATCGGCGCCGAATTCCTGGTGGGGGACGCCACGCCGGCGCCGCTGGAAAAATTGCAGGGGCAATTTCGTTTCCATGTCTTGCTCCGCGGCGAAGCGATCATGCGCCTGACCCGGCTCGTCCGCGAAACGTTGGATAAGCTGCCCTTGCCGGAAGACGTTCTCGCCGCGGTGGATGTCGATCCGTATCAACTGCTGTAGCCGTCGCCCTGCGGGCGACGCCGGATTTGCCACAAAGCCACTCTCACGCTTCGCACAGCGAAGCGGCTACAGAAGCAGGCTCACACGCGGTCGATGACGATGATTTCGCCGGCGTACGGCCAGTCATCAGCGTCGGTAACGAAACCAGCTCGAACCGGATTGTCGCGGACGTAATTCCATTTTTGCGAGTAGCTCTCCTCGCTTCGCAGGACATGATCGAAAAACCGCCGCTGCCAGAATGGCTTCTGTAGCCGTCGCCCTGTGGGCGACGCCGTAGCTGGCGCGGCTTTCTCCAAGCATTGTTTCAGAATTCCCATCCATCGACCGAGCTCGAAGTCCGGCGGACCGCAGACAAATAGGTGGATGTGATCGGGCATGATGACGTACCGGCCGACGGCAATGCCATTTTCGTCGTAAGCACGTTGGGAAAAACGCATGAACGCGTTGTGAACTGCGTCCGTCGTCAACAAGGGCCTTCGGCGATACGTGCACGCCGTTACGAAGAAGATGGGGTCGGCTGGAAAAAGAAAATGAAGCCACGGAGGAACCTGGGGGTATTTCTTCACTGGAGGGCCGAGAGATTATGCCAATCAGCGATTCGCGAGGCAATGCCGCTCTCTCGCTTCGCACAGCGAAGCGGCTACAGAAGAGCCGCTCAGGAGATCGTTACAGAAGAGCGGCCGAAGAGCGGCCTGTTCTTCGGGCTGGAGTATTGCGGTATTTGATTTAACTCTATGGGCCGCATGCGTTTTCCGAAATCAATACTCGTGGCCGGGATGACGATCATGGTCGTGGCCGGGTGCCGGAAGAGCGCCTCAACCGGCGGCACGTCGAACCGGATTCGGGTCGGTTATATCGGACTGACCTGCGAGGCGCCGATCTTCAGCGCGGTCGCGAACGGATTCTTCAAGGAGGAAGGTCTCGAGGTCGATCTGGTGAAATGCGAATGGGCCAACTACAAGGACGTGCTCGCGCTTGGCGGCTACGACATCACCCATCACCTGGTGATGTATTTCCTGAAGCCGATCGAACAGGGCCTCGATGTCCGGTTCACGGCCGGCATTCACAAGGGTTGTCTCCGGGTCCAGTCATCGACCAAGGGCGATATCCGCACTGTCCAGGACCTGCGCGGCAAGCGGATCGGCGTGCCGGGAATGGGAACGCCGCCGTTTATTTTTGCGAATCGAGTCCTGGGTGCGAATGGGATCGACGCCAGCAAGGATGTGAGCTGGCGGGTTTTCCCCGCCGGCGAGCTCGGCCTCGCGCTCGACAAGGGCGAAGTCGACGCGGTCGCTAACGCGGAACCAATCGGCAGTTTGCTTCTGGCGGACGGGAAGGTGCGCAATGTCGCGGACCAGGCCGCGGATTCGCCCTACAAAGATGAGTATTGCTGCGCTGTGATCGTGAACGGCAAATATTTGGCCGCGAATCCAAAGAACACGGCGGCCGCGACCCGGGCGTTGTTGAAAGGGGCGAAATGGGTGGAGGCGAACCCCGCGGCGGCGGCGCGGTTGTCGGTCGAGAAAAAGTATCTCGCCTCAAATCCTGAGCTGAACACCGTGGCGATCTCCCACCTCCGTTATGTTCCGAGCGTCAGCGGCGCGGACGACGCTGTGAAATCGGCCGCGGCGGAGATGAAAGTGGCGGGCATGCTGAGCCCGAGCACCGATGTTCCCGCCCTGGCGAAAAAGGCGTTCGTTCATCTCGAGGGCGTCACGGACGAATGGATCAACAATCTGACAGTCGAGAAAGTGGCGGGCGGCCAAATACCTCCCGATCAGGACATCCGCCTTTACGCGGAGTTAATTCTCGCCGACCACGAAGATTCATGTTGCAAGAAGCCAGTCGTCGCGGAGCAGAAATAAACCAGGCGAGACCGGATGCGACGTTGGCCGATCGTTCGGCCGAACGGGAAGGCCGACGCTGGCGAACCTGGCTTCCGGTCCCAATCGCGAACCTCATTTGCCTGGCGGTGCACTGGTTCGTTTCCAAGACGGAGCCGCCGATGGAAACGCGATCCTATTTCGTTTTCCTTTTGAACTTTCTCGCGGTCTCGCTCCTCCTCGCGATCGCGCAACTATGGCTGCCGGGTTTGAGAAAACGGATGCGCCAAGCCGGGCCGATCTTTGCCGCTGCCCTGCTGACATTGTGCGCCTGGGAACTGATTACGTCCGGGTTTCGCCTGCTGCC
Proteins encoded in this region:
- a CDS encoding ABC transporter substrate-binding protein, whose protein sequence is MRFPKSILVAGMTIMVVAGCRKSASTGGTSNRIRVGYIGLTCEAPIFSAVANGFFKEEGLEVDLVKCEWANYKDVLALGGYDITHHLVMYFLKPIEQGLDVRFTAGIHKGCLRVQSSTKGDIRTVQDLRGKRIGVPGMGTPPFIFANRVLGANGIDASKDVSWRVFPAGELGLALDKGEVDAVANAEPIGSLLLADGKVRNVADQAADSPYKDEYCCAVIVNGKYLAANPKNTAAATRALLKGAKWVEANPAAAARLSVEKKYLASNPELNTVAISHLRYVPSVSGADDAVKSAAAEMKVAGMLSPSTDVPALAKKAFVHLEGVTDEWINNLTVEKVAGGQIPPDQDIRLYAELILADHEDSCCKKPVVAEQK
- a CDS encoding transposase, whose amino-acid sequence is MKKYPQVPPWLHFLFPADPIFFVTACTYRRRPLLTTDAVHNAFMRFSQRAYDENGIAVGRYVIMPDHIHLFVCGPPDFELGRWMGILKQCLEKAAPATASPTGRRLQKPFWQRRFFDHVLRSEESYSQKWNYVRDNPVRAGFVTDADDWPYAGEIIVIDRV
- a CDS encoding lytic transglycosylase domain-containing protein, whose product is MREIARFLLKLLICALLAGAAGMTYLSMRSGDPLYTLYEWISPQRFQQHDALIRTVAAEHQVDPMLVKAVVWRESRFDAQKFGTAGERGLMQVSEKAAGEWARETKAENFRVEELFDPKTNLEAGTWYLRRAIEHWQNQSNPVPFALAEYNAGASRALRWAGGDDTKPVATKVFLANIDFPGTRKYVDSIMARYKFFKRRGKM
- the priA gene encoding primosomal protein N', which produces MTNAEPTTKPSFVRVIIDRAIQRELDYAIPESFLEKVGIGSRVRVPFRERSALATVVGLLETTEATGIRPIEALVGDAPILNEKLIELGRWMSVYYCCPIETVMRSLLPQVIRRAEVSWKKQLFVSAAKEIAAEEIEKLRRRAPKQAQLLEAVSKLRGATPAAELLRRNALDNQTLRALEKRGFIRLHEESVARDPHGEEEFVASSHLVLNPEQAAALRTIEGDLVDPAKAKPVLLHGVTGSGKTEIYLQAIRAALACGKTAIVLVPEISLTPQTVERFKSRFAETQEMVAVLHSHLSEGERHDEWHKIHAGRARIVVGARSAVFAPLENLGLIVVDEEHETSYKQEEAPRYHARDVAVVRAKLENCAVLLGTATPSLESYHNAVQGKYRLLKLTQRVDNCQMPLMRIVDLRQERRKEKIAPILSERLRNAITQRLEKREQTILFLNRRGFSTSLLCSNCGEARECPNCSVALTFHRHAARLSCHLCGHTAAVPKKCPACSQDALIYAGFGTEKVEATVTQIFPGAAVRRMDADSMSRKDAYRETLHAFRAGKIDILVGTQMIAKGLHFPNVTLVGIINADLALHLPDFRAGERTFQLLTQVAGRAGRGETPGEVFVQTYTPFSPSIQFARQHDFAGYFEQELEFRERCDFPPFRHVILITVRSAHEGRAKLSAETIARRLRENIGAEFLVGDATPAPLEKLQGQFRFHVLLRGEAIMRLTRLVRETLDKLPLPEDVLAAVDVDPYQLL